DNA sequence from the Methanolobus psychrophilus R15 genome:
CGTCAGGTTGTGTATCAACAGAACCTGTTAATCACGATTATATTGAAAGCGACCTACAACCATATATTCCAGACTCCACTGCAGATGATCCTTCAGATGGTTCACAACCATCCTTGTCTGAACCAGCAATACCTACCATCAACCAGAGCATCCTAACAGTCCATTTCATTGATGTTGACCAGGGTGGTTCTATCCTCATCCAGATTAACGATAAGAACATGCTTATCGATGCAGGAGATAACAGGGCAGGAAGCACTGTCGTATCTTACCTTAAAGACAACTGAGTCACTGAGTTAGATGTAGTGGTGGCTACGCATGCACATGCTGACCATATTGGTGGCATGGTGACAATTTTGAACAACTTCAATGTCAAGCGGTTCATTGACAGCGGGAATCCTCATACTACCAAGACCTATGAGAACATGCTAATAGCTATCGACAAGAAAGATATACCTTTCAGTCTTGCAGAAGTGGGTCAGACCATAGGCCTTGATCCATCCACCACCATCACTATATTCAACCCTTCAGAGCTCACAGGTGACCTCAATGATGATTCGGTGGTCATCAAGTTGACCTATGGTGATGTTTCTTTCCTATTCACAGGAGATACGGAAACACGCGCTGAGAATAAAATGATTGTTGCAGGATACGATATTAACAGTGACATTCTCAAGGTTGCTCATCATGGAAGCAGGTCATCGACAACCCAGCAATTCCTGCAAAAGGTCAATCCAGAAGTCTGCATAATCATGGTCGGAACCGACAACCGCTACGGTCACCCGCACCAAGAAATTATCGATAGGCTCAACCTTTTTGGATGCCAAGTCTACAGAACTGATCTTGATGGTAATACCATTGTCAAGAATGATGGAAAAGAATACAGTGCAGAGACTCAAACCAGCGGATTGGTGTTTCCATTGACCGCTATGACCTTTGCACTCATGGCAGAAGCTTAGGAGGAGTTATGACAAGCTTCAAGGTATCACTTGACAGAGTTGAAGGTGACATAGCAGTGCTTCTTGTGAGGGATGAGGAGTCGATAAAAATAGATTTCCCCTTGTCCCTTCTTCCAGATAGCTCAAGAGAAGGGGATATTCTGGATATCAGTATTCTGAGAGATGAGAAGGAAACTGAGGATGCTAAGAAGCGAGTTTCATCGTTGATTGAAAAGTTGAAGAACAAGAAACAATAAGTGAATATGCAGCTCAGTAGGAATCCTCATTTGAATTCAGACAACCATACCTATTTATACCATAGCCATTCTTCAAATGAAGGTTCTTACAAACCCTAAAAAGTTATTCTATACTTTTTTAAGCTGATCGACCAAGATATCAAACTGTTTTTCCATATCTTGCATAACAGTGGTTGTTTTATTGTACTCACCTTGCATGGCAGCTTGCTCCATCTCAGAGGCCAAAGAACTAAGAACCATACCACCAAGATTCGCAGAGGTACCTTTGATCTTATGGGCATACCAGAAGATATTTTTCATCTCTCTTTTATCTACATTTTCTCTAAGTTCCCGAATCTGTTCCGGCACTTGTTTCAGGAATATTGCAATCAAACTCCTGGCAAGTTCTTCATCATCCATTATCCGTTCAAAGAGAGCTTCTCTGTCAAACACCAATGGCTTTGCAGGGGTTTCCGTATCACCTGGAGATGAACTATCCTCCTGTACATCTTTTTGAATCATTGTAAGCCATTTATCCAGCAATTCAATCAGGGACTTCAATGAAACGGGTTTTGAAATATAATCGTCCATGCCAGCTTCTATAAATCGTTCCCTGTCACCTTTCATGGCATGTGCTGTCATTGCAATTATCGGGATCTCACGATTCAAGACTGCTGATCCCGGCTGTCGGATGAGCCTTGTGGCTTCCATGCCATCCATTTCGGGCATCTGCACATCCATGAGCACAAGGTCATATGGCAATGTTTCAAGGGCTTTTACTGCTTCTGCACCATTGGCTACAGTATCTGCACGGAAGCCCAGTTTCTTTAGCATGCTCTGGGCTACTTTCTGGTTGACGATGTTGTCCTCAGCCAGCAGTACCCTTACATTATTGATACCCCGTTTCGAAGTAAGATTCATGGTAAGAGGAGAATGGGACATTTGTTTCTCCGTTTCCATGCTCAGAATCGATGACAATTTATCAAGAAGGCTTGATTGCCTTACCGGTTTGGTAAGATAAGCTTCAAAGTAACTCTTTTCGAGCTGTTGGGAGGCTGACCACTGCCCCATAGATGAAAGCATTATAAGGTGAGTATTTTTCAGTTTTTCATCAGACTTTATGATTCTTGCAAGGGTTGCACCATCCATACCCGGCATCTGCATGTCCAGGAGCGCTACCTGAAACGGCTCATTATCCTCATATGCTTTGTAAAGAGCCTGGAGTGCCATTGGGCCGTCAACAGCTTCCTTTGCCCGTGAGCCCCATGAAGATAGCTGGTTGATAAGAATCTCACGGTTGGTAGCGTTATCGTCCACAACGAGTATGCGTGCACTTTGGATATCTCCTGACATGATTTTCTTCCTATCACAGTCTGGCTGTTTGGCAAAGTGGGCTGTGAACCAGAACTCTGAACCCTTGCCTTCCTCACTTCTCACTCCTATTTCTCCACCCATCATCTCCACAAGTTGCTTGGAGATAGCAAGACCAAGCCCTGTACCACCATATTGGCGAGTTGTTGAAGCATCTACCTGGTAGAACTGGCCAAAAAGAGAGCCTATTTTATCCTTAGGGATACCAATTCCAGTGTCCCGGACAGAGAAACGTAAGAGAGCCCCGGCATCTGTTTCGGACTCAAGGGTCACACGTACAGCCACTTCTCCCTGATGCGTGAACTTAACTGCATTGCCGGTCAGGTTTACCAGTACCTGCTGCAGGCGTCCTGTATCACCCCTTATATAAGCAGGCACAGCCGGTTCTGCGGCGCAGATAAATTCCAGTCCCTTGTCATGAGCTCGTATGGATAACATGGAAGCAAAGTCATCCAGCAAGCTGTGAAGGTCAAAATCCAGCACCTCCAGCTCTAGCTTACCTGCCTCTATCTTTGAGAAGTCCAGTATATCATTGATTATCTCTAGCAGCGCCTCTCCACTTGCCTGCACCGTTTCAACATAATGTCGTTGCTCTTCATTGAGCTCTGTGTCAAGAAGCAGACCTGTCATGCCGATCACACCGTTCATGGGCGTGCGTATCTCATGGGACATGTTGGCCAGGAACTCACTCTTGGCTTTGGTGGCCTCTTCTGCCCTTGCCAAAGCCATGTCAAGTTCCTTGTTTTTCATTTCCACTTCTTCAGCGTATGCAAGAAGCTTTTCTTCTGCTAACTTGCGCTCGGTTATATTTATGTGAGAAATGACGACTTTACACGGGAAGGAGTCGGCACCCTGAAAAGGACGTACCTTGCCGATGAACCATCGCTCTTCTTCCGGGGAATGACAAGGATATTCAAGTTCGAAACTCTCAGCTGATCCATTCATCACATCTTCAATACCCCTGGCAAATTGCAATGCTAAGTCACTATCTGGGCCCTTGGCATATTTTGCAATTTTAATGTAATTTGTACCTTCACTTACTTTTTCAAGGTCAGCAGAATTGGCAATGGCAAAATCATTCCAGGATTTATTTGTTTTTATTATGGTTCCCGTCTCGTCCAGTACACAAATATTAGCATCCAAGGAATCAAGGGTTGATTGGTTAAGCAGATTTAACTCTTTGATAGTTTGTTTTGCATACCACTTATCTGTAATATCACGACCCACACCCACCAGTCCAATCATCTTTCCCGTAGAACTACATAAAGGTGCTTTGAGTGTGTCAAGTAGAATTTTTTTACCGCCAGGATAATCGACCCATTCTTCATTATGTCTGCCTTTACCTTCTTCCACCATAATTGCGTCATTCTCTCTGAAGAAGTCGGCAAGCTCCTTACTGAACAGATCGTAATCGGTATTGCCAATAATTTCTTCCCTGTCCCTGCCTACAAAATTTGAGAATTCAGGATTGCATCCCAAATAGGTTCCATCAAGGTCTTTGAAGAATATCATATCAGGTATTGAATCAAGAAGACTTTTTAGCAGGGACCTCTTCTTCTCAAGGTTTTCTTCTGCCTGTTTACGCTCTGTAATGTCTCTAGCTATCCCTTCCAAGGCAGTCAGATTTCCTTCTTCATCATAGAGCAATATGTTTTTTTGCTCTGCCCATATAACCTGTCCATCTTTTCTTACCCAGCGGAGTGTGACAGTAGTTCTATCGTTGTCTCTTCCTTTTGATAGACTCTCCAGAAGGTGGCGGTCATCAGGATGCACAAGCTTAAAGCCAAGATCCAGGTCTTCATAGTGTTCCTCCGGAGTATAGCCTGTGATCTTAGTGGCTGCGGGGCTAACATAAGTGAATCCTCTTTTAGGTGTAAATTCATAACGGTATATTATATCATCTGCATTTTCAGATAATCTTCTGAAGCGTTGCTCGCTTTCCACTAACTTCCGATATATATTTTTGCGCTCTGTGATGTCCTGGAACACGGTTGCAAAGATATCCTTGTCTATCCGATATGCATTGATGCTATAATATCGCTGCAATGGTTCAGAGAACTCCTCAAAGCTAACCGGTATCCCGGTTAGTGTGACTTTCCCATATCTCTCTATAAAAGATGCTTTTTCAATACCGGGAAGAACTTCGGTTACCCGCCTTCCCAGGACATCGGCGATTTTCAATCCGGTCTGCTTCTCAAATGCATCATTTGCTTCAAGGAATACATAGTCCATCGGGTTGCCTTCTTCATCCAGAACTATCTCATGGATAGCCACGCCACTAAGAGCATTCTTAAAGAGGCCGCGATACTTTTCTTCACTTTCACACATTGCTTCTTCAGCAGCTATCTGACTCAAGATATTCCATACAGAGTCCATAAGCAGCGTCAGCTGGAGCGTATCATTTCCTGTATAGTCGGATCCCTTGTTGGCAACTCCGACCACAGCGACTATTTTATCATTTCTGAAAATTGGTATGGTCATGAACCTGTGAAGTTC
Encoded proteins:
- a CDS encoding hydrolase: MSEPAIPTINQSILTVHFIDVDQGGSILIQINDKNMLIDAGDNRAGSTVVSYLKDN
- a CDS encoding competence-like protein, producing MVATHAHADHIGGMVTILNNFNVKRFIDSGNPHTTKTYENMLIAIDKKDIPFSLAEVGQTIGLDPSTTITIFNPSELTGDLNDDSVVIKLTYGDVSFLFTGDTETRAENKMIVAGYDINSDILKVAHHGSRSSTTQQFLQKVNPEVCIIMVGTDNRYGHPHQEIIDRLNLFGCQVYRTDLDGNTIVKNDGKEYSAETQTSGLVFPLTAMTFALMAEA
- a CDS encoding multi-sensor hybrid histidine kinase, yielding MKKISQLPNRNQSSILSQDERSIEQSVIENLSDCQSKLFITLLETIPNPAFCKDAQGKYTGCNKAFEELLGLKQEEILNKTVYDMGPKEITDQYSEKDQELFEKPGKQRYEGRVKDKDGNIRYVIFDKATITGTSGRVEGIVGVISDITQAKQAELDACKQQDMLNILLDALTHPFMVIDANDYTIKLSNSFARSSYNIALNSKCYEASHGLCEPCCGSGHPCPMNEIKQTGEPIKVEHLHIDSNGKSMHVEVNAYPIFDELGNLDSIIEYSTDITERKQVIEELEKSREQFMLAVNGSNDGIWDWDLRNNTLYLSAKWKQMIGYEDNELPNMFSTFEDRIHPDDSIRIQENLNKYLKGEIPTYNIEFRLQHKNGSYIWILARGEALRDKDGVPYRMAGSHSDITEIKKAVEELRLREERLKSLVDILQSRHDSVHEFLDLALNEAIKLTESKIGYIYHYNENRKEFALNNWSKDVMKECSIVQPQTIYKLEDTGIWGEAVRQRKTIIVNDFHAPDPLKKGYPQGYVELHRFMTIPIFRNDKIVAVVGVANKGSDYTGNDTLQLTLLMDSVWNILSQIAAEEAMCESEEKYRGLFKNALSGVAIHEIVLDEEGNPMDYVFLEANDAFEKQTGLKIADVLGRRVTEVLPGIEKASFIERYGKVTLTGIPVSFEEFSEPLQRYYSINAYRIDKDIFATVFQDITERKNIYRKLVESEQRFRRLSENADDIIYRYEFTPKRGFTYVSPAATKITGYTPEEHYEDLDLGFKLVHPDDRHLLESLSKGRDNDRTTVTLRWVRKDGQVIWAEQKNILLYDEEGNLTALEGIARDITERKQAEENLEKKRSLLKSLLDSIPDMIFFKDLDGTYLGCNPEFSNFVGRDREEIIGNTDYDLFSKELADFFRENDAIMVEEGKGRHNEEWVDYPGGKKILLDTLKAPLCSSTGKMIGLVGVGRDITDKWYAKQTIKELNLLNQSTLDSLDANICVLDETGTIIKTNKSWNDFAIANSADLEKVSEGTNYIKIAKYAKGPDSDLALQFARGIEDVMNGSAESFELEYPCHSPEEERWFIGKVRPFQGADSFPCKVVISHINITERKLAEEKLLAYAEEVEMKNKELDMALARAEEATKAKSEFLANMSHEIRTPMNGVIGMTGLLLDTELNEEQRHYVETVQASGEALLEIINDILDFSKIEAGKLELEVLDFDLHSLLDDFASMLSIRAHDKGLEFICAAEPAVPAYIRGDTGRLQQVLVNLTGNAVKFTHQGEVAVRVTLESETDAGALLRFSVRDTGIGIPKDKIGSLFGQFYQVDASTTRQYGGTGLGLAISKQLVEMMGGEIGVRSEEGKGSEFWFTAHFAKQPDCDRKKIMSGDIQSARILVVDDNATNREILINQLSSWGSRAKEAVDGPMALQALYKAYEDNEPFQVALLDMQMPGMDGATLARIIKSDEKLKNTHLIMLSSMGQWSASQQLEKSYFEAYLTKPVRQSSLLDKLSSILSMETEKQMSHSPLTMNLTSKRGINNVRVLLAEDNIVNQKVAQSMLKKLGFRADTVANGAEAVKALETLPYDLVLMDVQMPEMDGMEATRLIRQPGSAVLNREIPIIAMTAHAMKGDRERFIEAGMDDYISKPVSLKSLIELLDKWLTMIQKDVQEDSSSPGDTETPAKPLVFDREALFERIMDDEELARSLIAIFLKQVPEQIRELRENVDKREMKNIFWYAHKIKGTSANLGGMVLSSLASEMEQAAMQGEYNKTTTVMQDMEKQFDILVDQLKKV